Within Lolium rigidum isolate FL_2022 chromosome 5, APGP_CSIRO_Lrig_0.1, whole genome shotgun sequence, the genomic segment AGAAGCCGACTTATTGGCTCTTTATCAGCTTGCCAACATAACAATGTGATTTTAAATTCAAGGCGATTTTTTTGATTGAGTGATGTTCCTACCGTCTATCTATTACCTGGAGCATGAAAATATGATGTGTGTAAAGTGTTGATACTGTTCAAAGTATGCGGATAAATTACCCTGTTTTCCAGATTATATTAGCCGGTGCATAGACACCTACCTGATTATATGAGCCGGTGCATACATACCTCCCTAGACAACTATGTATTACACAGTTCCTGtcgtaattttttttgtttctctgatAAGATAAGACATCCCATGATTTTAAAATTCTATTGATCGTTCTATAATTGATTGTCAGTTTCCCTAATTACATTCATAGAGAAATCGTCCTTGTGgcatcagaaaattatgccatgaACAAACTTATTATGTTTGATCTTCATTTAATCAAAGTTTGCATCTGTCATTTTACTTTCGATTGTTTTCTCTACTTGGAAAAGGTAGTAATCCTACTATAGCTGCAAGCCTTGGATGCAATGCTTTCACATATTTGTGTAGGATATATGGATTTCATTAAATGAGCTAATTAATTCAGTTTGATCTAATATTTGTCTCCTGTGTAAATAGAATATATATCAAAGATTTTGTATTGGCACATCAGTATCATCCATATAAGAAGTTTATCCTAGCATCTACTTTAGGATGTGTGAGATTTTCTTTGGATGATAAGAAACAATTTCCAATCATTTTACTGTTGCAACCACCAATGTTCTGAAACTGATAGCTTAAAATATGAGACTTGAGTTAAGAAAGAAAATGAAATATCCCTTATGTACGTAGTATATATGAGTGTGTtgaaaaaacttttcatgaagtaaTAGTATTGTAGTGAGCAAGGATTAATGTTTTCTAGCTTCCAATTGTCATTGAATAAGAACACCAGTTTTATATTGGCAGCAGATACACATCCTGATTGGTCATTCAACTTTAACTTGCAGTTCACTGCCATGAACCCAACAATGACAAGGCAAATCAACAGATACAATGTATGAGTGTATTAATAAGTATatgaagtattcaaataaattaATATCATAGATTATTCTTTATTGTATTGATAATATTTGAATCTTTTTCAAATGGAAAATTCAGCATCAACTATTGTATGTCACAGTTCTGCGAGAAATCAACATCCTATCAGCTTCCCTTTTTAAAATCATCGGCTGAGAGCTTTCAAGTATCCTCAGATGCATCTTCAAATTTCAAAGAGTCATGAAGCTCAAGATCAACTCGTATGTCATGATCAAACGGGCCCTTTCTGCTACATAGTGATCACCAGATCTCCCATAATTAATTAGCTTTTTCAACATTCAGTTAGTTCAAAAACAACACATAACCATTATGAAGCATACTTGTATGTGAAAAGATGTAATATAACCTTCTGAAGCACAAGTGAGCACTTGGAACAAATAGGACAGGCTACACAGGTTCAATAATTTCGAGTTGAACATTTCTGACCCTCAACACTCTAAACAAACAGGCTACAAGTATCTTGTAAAAGTTACACACGTTTTttatcagcaattccaatatgtgaAAAGCTACAGAACAGCTGAGCAGATGATGAACGTTGCACCCCATCAGGCCTAGGTTGCTTACATTGGTGTTGACTTCCAAACACTGAACCAAGTGAACTAGCTACTGAGAATTGCTTACAAAGAAGTATAGCTACTGAGGATCCAGACTGCAGAGTGATATCTATCTTCTGGAACAGGTAGAATGGAGCTATTCGTTGAAAAAATAACAGTTTAATGCCACCACTGTCTTCTGTCCTCCGGACAACTGTATCATGGACTTTGTTTCTCCCTTGCCAGTGAAGGAAATCTGAAACGTGAAAAACCTTtaggctgtgtttggatgcagtgAATTGAATCTAGAATTGAATTGGACTGGAAATTCCAAATCTAAAATGGAAATGAATTGGCTTTCCATTTAAATTCTATTGTTTGGTTGTACTTGGAATTTATTGTTGGAATCAAAGAATCTATCCAATTCTAATTGCTGTTTGGATGTATAAACAATAGAATTTGATATTTTGTTGAGTATAAACAAAATAAGCTCGTGCATATGTAAAAAAAAATAGCATGTgtataaaatataatttattttaACTGGTTCACCAATTCGTTGTGCCAACAGACTCCACACTTACAAATTTAGATTCaacattcaacaacaataaacaTCAAGCCATGTAGCATCAAGCTGTTTCAGGCATGTAGCCGCAAGCATCAGGCCAGACTATAGAATATAATTTGCAAACATGCTACCAACCGCAAGCAAAAGCAAAATCGAATACGCATTAATCAGGCCATGTAGGAGATGCAGAACAGCTCGTCGTGAAGGCTTGAAGGCAGCTGGTCGCGCGGCGGCCAGCGTCGGTGGCAGGTGGTCGCAGAATCCAGCGACGCGGCCGGCGTTGGTGGCAGTATCGAGCGGCGGCCGAGGACCCTTGCAGCCGAACTTCATCACAAGCGGCAACCGGCAGAATTGGGAGCGGCCATGGAGGCGCCGCGTCAGGCTCTACTGAGTGGCGGCGGCGAGCGGAATACTGGATAGAATATACAAATAAGTACATAGCAGTTCAAGAAGGAGGGCTGGGCAAGCACCACCGCTATCCACCGCCGCTTAATCGCATCCCGCCGGCCCCCAATCCCCTGCTCGACCTAGGGTTTGGACAGGGTTAGGGCGGGGCGGAGCGGACGCCGTTGCTGCGGGCGGGGAACAGCGCAAGGAAGAGCGCGGAGGAGGGCAGAGGGCGGAGAGTGGAGGAGGGCGCCGGCGTCGAGCTCGGGTCAGTCGCGGAGTCGCCTTTGCCGAGGACATTTGTTTCGCTCGGGAAGATCGGAGGTAACGTTTCGGGAGCTTCGCTGGTCAATTCCACGCGAATACGGAGGTGTGACCCTCCGAATTAACCATCGAAGGAAAAGGCCTCACCCGGGTGCGGCTGGAATttgccccaggtttccaaacataAATTCCATGCGCAACCAAACGAGCGAATTGGTGGCCTAAATTCCAATTCCCCAATTTCTGTTCTAATtctgtgcatccaaacacagtgtTAACAAATTTGACGACAAATCAAACAGGGTGTGATCACCAAAATAACTCATGAAGAGTTTAATAActtgagaatagtttctttcacaTGAAAAACCTGGAAATAGCATCATAGCATCATCTGAATTTCAATATTAAGAATCAATGATCCAGGACACATGAAAAGAAGGAATTTAGCACCAGGCACATGAAAAACTTGCTTGGGTCTGTAGATGACGAAACAACATCTGTATTGCAGCTAGAATGCTCTTACGGCTTTAGTCATGCAGCAATAAGTGAGCAATATTTTGAAGTGATGCATGCAACAAAGATATGATTAAGGTCAACAAATTGATTAACTATTTCCTTCTATGTGACGAAGCTCTATAATTCAAACTGAGAAGGGGCATGTGGCTGCAGGAGCTAGCATCAGCAACTTCTGCTGGACAATCAAATTGAATTTTCAACACTGAGTTACTATGGAAATATTTAATTGCACAAGTTGAATCTTGTTACTATCTTTAGTTCTGCGCACAGCTATTCAATAGGCTGCCAAGTAAGTTCATGTAGCCGGCTAACCCAAGCAGCAAAAATCCTACTGAATTTATAATTCAAGATACATGAGAAATCAAAAATGGATGTGGATCCATTCACCTTGGCCAAGCAACCACTCTTACTGCGCATGTTCGTCATGTTCAACGCCACCAGTGCCTCCGAAACGTCGCACCGGCATCTGGTCACGCGGCGTGCCGGTCACCCGCAGCTTCAACGCCGCGCTTGGAGGCTACCGCTGGCTCCTTTGCCTTGGGCCGGCGCCGCACCGGGACACCATCTGAGAGCGCTTTGCCTCCGACGTGTAGCGCCGGCGTCTAGTCCTGCGGCGGGCCTGTACACCTGCAGCTTCTACGCCGCGATCTACGGCAACAGCTGGCTCCAACTCCTCTGCCTCGCCCCGGCGGTCCACCGGAGGAGACTGGAGGTCGCTGGAGAGCTCCACGTCTCGCGGGTAGAGCACGTCTTCCTGGGCGGCGAATCCCGTATGTATCTGCACGGCCCGGCATGAGTCGCGGATGCCCACCAACACGGTGCCGGAGTGGCGGCCGGAAAGGTGAATTTTTGCAGGGGCTAGGGGATGGCGGTGGTGAGCGAGCGCAGACGGGCGGCGAGGCAGTATGCCGGCGAAGAAGAGGTGGTGTTGGGGGGGGCGTAAGAATGCGTCGGCGTCAGGGCGGCGACGAGGGGAGGCGACAGGACGGCGGCCGCCTTCATGGCGCGACGAAGGGATGGTGAAGTCAGAGGTGGGATGACATCTAAACGCGAAATTACGTAACTACCCTCCtattaaattaaaataaataGATAATTCCAGTACTTACCAGTACTTAATTTTCACTACTTTTCGGTACTACTGATTTTTCCACCGTTGGATTAACTAGCCTGAACGGCTCCTAAATTCCCCAATCATAGTAAAAGTTGTATAAAAAATAATCACGACCTAGATTCTTATGAGAGCAATCGGAAGGTTATTTCATATGGAGTAAATAAATTCAtatataattaaaaaataatagaGTAGCAAATGTAACCAGATGGCAGCAAGTTTTTGACGCacacttttccttaccagggtacctaaggggattgaaaggtttttaatgaggcggcttgcttgcttaATATATATATcgtttacttcaaaaaaaaaaatagagtagCATTCTTGCGTTTCACATATCTGAAGAATAGTACTGTACGTGTGTTTTTATTACACAAGCAATTAATGACGACTTGGAACGAATCATGGAGAGGAGAGGACCGCGGCGAAATGCTCGGCGAGGCTCTTGACGGTGCTCTGCGACACCGCCGACTCGCCGCCGAGGTACCACCTCTGGATCATCTCCGCAACGCCGGCATTCTCCACGGCCACCTTGGTCTCCTCCTTGCCCTCCGTCGCGAACGATATCTCGGCCGCGGCGCCCGTGGCGGTGGCCGGGAAGTGGAAGGTGACTACGGACCCTGGCCTGAAGTACTTGGACTGGAAGAAGTCGGCGACCTTCTCgagcgcctcctcctcgtcgtcgtcgtagcTGTCGGTCGCCACGAGCCGGTCCCTGACGGAGCTCTCCAGCTGCACGCCGTACTGCGAGCCCTTGATCTCCTTGATCACCACCAGCCTCAGCACCTTCTCCACCGGAGCTGCATGCACGCACGGCGATGTATCAGAAACATGTGATCAACTGTCCACCTCGATCGATCATCATCAGAACTAGTAATCTCACCGGAGACGAGGGCGTTGAAGAAAGCGTCGTCTTCCAGCAGCTGGTTCTTCCCCTTCCAGCCCTGCAGATGCTCCATGACGCCGTCCGTGTCGATGTAGACCCCGATGGCGTTGAACTTGATCTGGAGGAAATGGATCTCAATGTCCGTGACGCCTGCACATCGAGCTCAGCTGtgtcagaaaaaaaaacagagatgaTTTTGTTTCCTCATGTCAAACTGCTCGAGAgacttgccatggccgacgagcgAAAGCGTCTTGGTGCCGGCGATGATCTCCTGCGGGAAGGGTATGCCATCCACGTCCACGGTCTTCTCGTGCTCCGATCCCACTGCACTCGCAAGCAAAGCTTGATCAAAAACTGAGTTTATTTCCCACATTTTGTAATTGTTTGCCACAACTGTTTAGCACTAAGATTTTCTTTGAAACAAGAAGATTATAATTAAGCAACATACTTGTTCTTTGCAGAGGCAGTGGTCAGCAGAGGCACCTTTTGATTGGAGGATGAACTGAAGCAGCAGCTTTtgattggaaggagagcaaaagaGCGTGGGTGTTTTATCGTGCTGCCGTGCGACGCGATGGAACAAGGAGGTTAGGTGGGAGCAGTGGGAGTGGACATGTGGCTGTTCTGAGACTGCTAGACGCAACTACCACTCTGAAGTAAGCGTGCAAACAAACGTACTACATGGGTTTAGAGAGGGGGAGAGGTAGGTGCATCTTGTGGTCAACAAGTGTGCAGCAGAATTCTCTTCATTTCCAAAATTTTCAATTAAATTATGGTAGATCCATTACCAGATCATACAGTTTTGAACCCACGAAGACATAAGAAACTATAAATAAACACCTGAAAATACAGCGGGGAATTCTCGTCAAAGCCACCGCCGAACTCGTAGATGTTGCTGGCAATGGACAATATCAAAAAACTGACACACTGAAAAACCTTCAAAGATATGTAGAGGAGCGGATCAAATCTCCTTAAATCGCCGCAAGCATGTCGACCATTGCACCATGCATATCAACGGGCACCAACCTGATCTATCCATTCAGCCGGGCTAGCATTGTCCAGCTAGGCTGACGATGTTGCTCACAAAGGCTCGAAAGAGgggttgtagaagattgcaatgtgGCAGACTATGCCCATGAAGggcgctaagggcatctccaaccgcgcgacccaaacggacgcgctgggccgttttgggccgtttgcgtggccgaacggacacccggacagcggcccgcgtccgcgtgtccgtttgggtcgcacgctgcgcccaacgcgcggacgcaacgcattggtaataaaataaaacataaatgaaaataaaaaaggaaaagaacaaaacataaatttaaactagttggtcattaaacttagccctattttgggcaaattttacacaaaagaaagccatatatggctttaaactaaaaaaaaaaaagcaaaccctagccagggtttgcgagcacgcggtggccgccggcagtactacccccggtagtactcgtcatcgtcggcgtcgatgacgacgacgccgcccggcggcgacgcgctgttccggctcgacacgccggagggcaccggggactccggccggggTCCCAGCTgcgccctttcccgggcggagtgcgcgttcggcgggctcgccggcctgcgcagccgtgccctccgcgcggactcttgtcggagctgctcctccgccctgcgtggccgggcgctcctcctccgccgggcgcgcggcccggcgctcctcctcccggagcgccgcccgacgcgtagcctcctccccgacggcgcgccggctcgaggaaggcccacgcgtccgcccgggcgtcctcccgggccttcctggccgcctcctccggcgcggaggtgcgcggcgtctcggcgaggagcggccatttggccagctcgtcgaggtcctgccgctcgcgggacgccgcgagcgccgccctgcagcctccgggtcgttctcctcctcccggggctgcggctgcggccggggccggggcgcgggctcgttgatgtagaggccgccggggcggcggccagcccgcctagcaggcgtgccacggctgcgcgcgaggccgcgccgtcgcggatgtgaagcacgtgcgccgccgcgcatcgtgctccacctcgaaccacaagtcccggttgggacttgcgtcgccgtacgcggggtcctgccggaggtccgccggcaggctgagcgcggcgcctccggatctcggcgtagcgggcgcggcccgacgccgggatgggcggcaccggaacccgatccgggctcgggtgccggccgtggggaggtgcacgtcccccacggcattgggacgccggcgtcccggaacatccgcgccaccgctacggtgacgtagatccgctcgcgtccgggaggcgccggcggccccattgcgaacgccggcggcgcgacttgccggctgctgccggcctcgtggtcgttggcggaaggctcgaactcgcgcttcggggccatggcggcgcggaagcttcgagctcgcgcgtgcggccggagtggaaagtggggactggcgtccccttccccagtccacatttaataggactggggcaccgacaggtgggccagccacgcggattagacggacacgcgaggacgccgcgtgccatccgcggccacgcaaacccggcccagatttgggccgggtttgcgtcgttccggacgccgcggccgtccgcttttgcggtgcgtccccgcgttgggccgggtttttgtccggctggacccatccggacgcgcgggcgcgggatgggtcgccccgtcggAGATGCCCTAACAGACTATAACAAGAATCAGCTCTTTTGTCCACAAAAACTTCCAAGCTCTTTGGCAACGCCAAACCAAGCGCACCGCGATAGTATTGTCGAAACAACACAACCAACACTGTTTGTGTGACGCAGCAGCAACACCAAaaccaaaccaaaaaaaaagtcCTACACCAGATGACAGATAAATCATCTTCCATCCGTCCCAGGGCACCAGAGTGGTCAGAGTGGTGGCTGGAGATCGATGATAAGGTCAAAGCCTCAAGTTGTTAGTAGGAAACAGATATGGTCAATTCCACTGCCACTGATGTCTTCCCCTACAGGGGGGACGGAGATTGGAACTGGAGGTGGTGCCTAGCACTCGAATGCTCCTGTTAATCTCAGAAAAATGTGAAATAGATATTTCTTCCTTCTTTTTCAGCTGAAGTAGAATAATGTTCAGATACTTATTCCCTCCATTCTGTAGATATCCAACCTGAACCTGTTTGTCTGGTTTTTTGTACAAATTAAGGGACACACAATGAGAAGACAGAGTGAGGTAGAGAGGGTTAGTGAGTACAGAGACAGGTTATTGTAATGCATTCTCAAATTTGCTAGAACGTCGCCTCTTCCTGCAATCAAACCCGGACGTGGCCTCTACCTCTACCTAACAAGATACATCACTCCTTTCCATTCTCAATAAATGGCCTGCAGCTACAATTACTTTACTAGTGGCCTGCAATTTCTCAGCCTTCCTGATAGGTGCTAAGCTACCATATCTGCATTCTCTTTTAACACAAACCACACTAAGACGTGTTCTCAATCATTTTAGCTATTCTCTGACTTACTAAGAGTAGGATCAAAGGAGGAAAACAGACAAAAACAGAGGAAAAAAAGAAACACAAATGACATGAGTTTGACATCTCTTTCCCCATATAAGAAAAAATTAAAGAAAGAGATCATTACATCATTCAAACTTAAGAAAAAAAATTCTAACTTGATCTATGAATTTACACGAGGGCCCAACAGAGACGCTACACAGAAGATCGTTTCATCACGCATATGCATCACAAGTGGTTATCTGTTCCTCTCATCATCTTTTCCGTAATCCTGGAAGAACCTGCCTCTACTGCTGCTCTTCACATCTCGATATGGTGAGAATGACTGGAGATATCTCCCTGGTTGTCCAGGGGCATGTACTGCGCCATGATGGCCCGGATCTCCGAATCCATGTAGCTCTGTAGAGAAAAAAGAAACAGCGCAAAACAGTATTAGACGCCAGCCTAGACTTATTCATGAATAATAGTTATTCTGTGCTAGTATGTCTTACCCGGATCCTGTACTTGTACACCGCGTATCCTGCAATTCCTGCTGCCGCTAGGCCGAAGAAGATAACCCATAGGAAATTCCAGCCTACCTGTCCTGCTGCATTTTTGCCTGAATAAAATGTGTCAGATTCAGTATCCCCAAATTCAGAAAACTAGACTAACCTAAATGCTACTAGGGTAAGCTTTCAACAGCTAATTTAATGAAAAAAAATCGCAAAGACGATGAGGGATCTgtcatatactacctccatcccaaagctttaggattatattatttttagaaggtcaaactatgtcaagtttgactaagtttttaccaaaaatcattaacatgcaaaatacaaaactaatatcattaaatagataatgatatatattttcgtgtggtatctacaaaatattatatttgttgataaattgttctaaaagtttggtcaaactttactggtttgacttttcaaaaaaaaatataagccttaagctttgggatggacgtAGTAGATTATAACTAGCCTGCAAATCGTGGGACCTTACGGTATCCAAATATTacacattagctcaagcatatagGGGAAACTACAgaggcaatagtaatagtaagctATTAAAGAAAATATGCACATACTTATGCACGTATCATGCTCCTTCATGTACAGCAGGCCACCACCGCAGCCGCACTCATAGCTTCCCCATGTGTTCTTGCATTTGCATTCTTTGCACTGGCATGCAGTCTTTTCCTTGCACTCATCAACATCTAAAATAAAATATTTCACATCAGCACGACAACAAAGGAGTACCAGTAATCTGACCAATAATGGACAGTGTACTTTGACTGGGGAGCAAAATCTAGGTCAATATTCACATTTATGCAATGAAACATACAAACTTTTCATTGAAACAAACTACAACCTAACAGTTAGTCAAATAATAAGTTTCAAATGTGGAAGCAAATTATTTGGTGGATATGAACATTATCCCATTGAAAGCTACATATTCTGCAAGACAAGGCACTTCTGAAAACACAATGGAGTTTGGGAACTAACTCTTACCTTCACACTTGTGGACACCGTCACCTTTGAATCCATCTGGGCATTTGCAGCCACCATCCTGCAGGTTATAAACAATGCAAATCTTCCTTTAGATTTCATATAATAATATAATATGTGGCAGCATCAAGGTTAGCAAAAAAGTGAGCTAATAACATACAGTGCAGGCAGAGTGTGTTAGACCATTCCTGGTCTCTTTCCAGCATCCTCCATTGTCAATCTCACAGCGTCCAGATCCTAATGCTAGAATAACAAGGACAAGTTTAGCAAAAAATGCAATAAGGAAAAACTTGTATGTCCCAGAAAAAACCGATTATTGTGCAGAAAAGTCTCTAACTACTATCTTCAGTAATAAGGTTTAGAGTGCTAAAAAGTAATCAGACATCCAAGGCAAGGTACAGTCCATGATATTATTTCAATACTGAAAAACAAATGAAGACACAAAGAAAAATATTATCCTAAGATGCTACAGGATAGGTACCTTCACAATGAGTGTAGCCATCACCAACAAATTTTACACCTTTCACAACCGGACATTCGCAAACTCTTCCACGGAAAGTATCCTGCATAACAAACAAATATCATCATATGCATCTGCTAAACAGAGAAAAGTGTTGTCCCATGAACTAGAATTAGGAGAAAAGCGGTGACCACCAAAAGTACCTTGCATGCAGATATGTTAGCAGCCTTATCATGCCAACAGCCACCATTGTTCTCCAAACACTCATTTGTTTGTATATCTACAGTTTGATAAAAGAAATCAAAGAGGCTCAAGAGAAAGGCACCAAACAGGTTGTTGAGTATTCATCACAAAGCAACACTGGGGGAAAGGTTAAGGGCTTAAGACAATCAATGCTCTAACCTTCAGTCAAGCAAACAGCAGGCTCAGTAGTTTCTTTAAAGCCTGCACAAAGTGCTTTAAGAACTGCTCCTTTGTCAAGTTTCCCTGAGAAATACAAATGCTAGGATAAGCACAACCGAAACCTTACAAATACAAATGTTAACTATAATGGTTTGATAGAGCACACACCTCTGTATTGTCTATTATTGATGACTAGTGTCGGTAAGATAGTGACATCACCACGAGCGCCTTTGCCAATCTACGTAAATTCGTCCAAAATATTACAGTATGAGGATGAATAAAAGAGAAAAGATCGCACTGGAGTACTAAGTACTAACCTGAGCATCCTGTTCAGCTTTCAGCACAGGATTTTCTTTATCAGCATCTGGATCACCAATGCACTTATCTATTGCTTTGTG encodes:
- the LOC124652333 gene encoding chalcone isomerase-like protein 2, whose protein sequence is MGSEHEKTVDVDGIPFPQEIIAGTKTLSLVGHGVTDIEIHFLQIKFNAIGVYIDTDGVMEHLQGWKGKNQLLEDDAFFNALVSAPVEKVLRLVVIKEIKGSQYGVQLESSVRDRLVATDSYDDDEEEALEKVADFFQSKYFRPGSVVTFHFPATATGAAAEISFATEGKEETKVAVENAGVAEMIQRWYLGGESAVSQSTVKSLAEHFAAVLSSP